One Branchiostoma floridae strain S238N-H82 chromosome 1, Bfl_VNyyK, whole genome shotgun sequence genomic region harbors:
- the LOC118424627 gene encoding uncharacterized protein LOC118424627: MGLLAAVSLLVICAVSTQAYVLPRPYPKPWLPPPYLPHPFPQYPSPDGIDGLRVRRSTDDVAPQEELFYVDVINQVEAFEVPKDDLTDHVTVLMDAKRGVAVYKDMTQEVCMISRLDDSILPSNAQQARHFKVKVLTEEEEEAYLNAAKDAGQQPVLMTSTGAQVENLAEVAGQTAADLCGEYPVYELVPEGPHRTRRIVPLLVRGAVALGRSRAFRVAVVAGATLMLTGDTGRN; encoded by the exons ATGGGTCTGCTCGCTGCTGTTTCACTTCTCGTCATCTGCGCCGTATCTACCCAG GCGTATGTACTTCCCCGGCCATACCCGAAGCCATGGCTACCTCCACCATACCTGCCGCACCCCTTCCCTCAGTACCCTTCTCCTGACGGCATAGACGGGCTCAGGGTCAGGCGATCTACG gacgATGTCGCCCCTCAGGAGGAGCTGTTCTATGTTGACGTCATCAATCAGGTGGAGGCGTTTGAGGTGCCGAAAGACGACCTGACAGATCACGTTACTGTTCTGATGGACGCAAAGCGG GGTGTTGCCGTCTACAAGGACATGACGCAGGAAGTCTGTATGATCAGCCGCCTGGATGACAGCATCCTCCCTAGCAACGCACAACAGGCCAGACACTTCAAAGTCAAG GTTCTTAccgaggaagaagaagaagcctACCTTAATGCAGCGAAGGACGCGGGACAGCAGCCTGTCCTGATGACCAGTACGGGCGCACAGGTGGAGAACCTGGCGGAGGTGGCGGGGCAGACAGCCGCCGACCTGTGCGGAGAGTACCCCGTGTACGAGCTGGTACCGGAGGGTCCACACAGGACCAGGCGGATCGTGCCGCTCCTGGTCCGCGGGGCGGTGGCGCTCGGGCGGAGCCGGGCTTTCAGGGTAGCTGTGGTCGCCGGGGCCACGCTGATGTTGACGGGAGATACAGGGCGCAACTAA